The sequence GTCAAGAGACGCGTATATTGGGCAGCATGCTCAGGTTGCAATGGTGTTCCACTCCCACTTCCGATCCACGTTGGATGCGTCGCTGCCAATGTCAACGACTTCGTCGCCCTAGAATCGCTGGCGAAGAGACATCGCAGCATTCTTTGCAAGGTTGGAAGGATAAGATGAAATCTTCCACTGAGCTTCTTGCGGTATAACCCAAATAGAATTCCTAGCAGCCGGCAGAGCCGTGCGAATATGGTCCCCGCATACTCCGAGGGGATTTTAGGCCCAGATGGGGATACTACGACGGCAACCtttgcaagaagattatcGACATTCCACTGTGATATAGAACGCGGCTGTGTGCGTAGGAGGATATCGAGACACTCTGCCGCTAAGCAAAACGGCTCTATCGAAGTGCAAAGTAATAGTGCCTCCGTCGCGTCTGTAAATGTTGAAGTCAACTCTAAAGACGCTGGACTCTCTCTGTCGTCAATAGGGTCCAATAAGCCTAGAGCTATACCCACCAGTAATAAACGATAGGCTGCTTGGTCTCCCAGAAATCCGGAGCTGCGAGTATCACGAAGGAAACCAATAAGCGCATCTTTCGACAGGGTGGACAGCTGCGAATAGATCTCATACACAGTGAGCTTCTCATCGCTCTCCTGAAGCCGTTGGACTGAAACCAAGGAAGATTGTTCCAAAAGTGTGGTACAGATTTGTGGCCTAGTTGCTTTCCATGCCAGCATTCGCCGTTTAACGAATCTTTGTACAACCCCATCACAATCAGACGCCGTTGCATATTGTTCAAGCTTCCGCAAGATCCCCAAGGCGTCTTTGTTACCTTGGAGCAAATCTTGTAGAGTATCCGCAACTGCGAAAATACCAGTCAAAGGCTTTAATTCCACTTCTTCCGGGTGCTTTTTCAGTTTTCGAGATAGGGATTTCAACTCCGACAAGACTTGGGTGAGAATTTCTTTCCGCAAGAGTTCGATACGCTCATGTTTCTTTTCATCAAGTTCGGATCTGTGAGTGTGGAGTAAGTGGAGGGATAGTACGAACACGTAATATTCCATCGTCTCAAAATCAACAGATTTCATGGTCTTTTTCAGCTCACGAATAGCACTGTAGACTTTCTGGCCGTATTTTCCCAGGTTTCCCTCTGAGGAAATCAAAACCTTGTCTATCACTGCTTTGTGCAGCTGTTTGACAGCCTGAAAGAGCTGCAGGTCAGAATCTGAGTTGCCCACGGATATCGAACCTGCAAGTTTCCAAAGCGCTTGATCGTTACTGGTGATATTCGCGGGGGACTTCGGTGCATCTACCAGCCTTGTCATCAGAGTCAATATGTCAAGCTCTACATCTGAAGGAAGTTTCTTTTGTAGAATAATTTCTTCGAGAAGGTCTAACAGATTTCCCCTTTGGAGGCGCGGGATCAGCCGAACTGGGATATTGAGAAGGTATCGAGCGATGGTATCGCAATTTGATCCAGCTTTCTTTAGGTGTTCAAAAAGAACAAACGTCAGGTCGTAAACAACATTGGGTGAGGCCAAGAGGAACTCTCGCGATACGAAACCAGACCAAAGGTCGGCGAGCTGAATGCCAGAATTACCAGATCGAACCAATTGGTTTTCTAACGACTTCTGCCGGCTCCCAGTAGCTTTCATAACTGTGGCGAGGAGTGTTGTGAGAAGCCGACGCCGCAAATCTGTCGAGAGCAACGCCAACGCCTGGCCCTTCGCGAGGAACGTCGACAGGCAACCACTTGCGATGACTGGTGGGGAGGTAATCCCTTCGACACGGCCGTCCCACACAACAGCCCTGGGGTCTGGTATATTTTCTAACAAAGAAACGATAGTAGGAACCAGTTTATCGAGATAATCACTAAGAAGGTCATCATTGAGCTCCCCAGCAAGGGAAACCACGAATTTGAAACACCAAAATGCTTCTTGACATCGTCCAATGTCGCTAGAGTCCCCGATTTTCAGGTCAAACGATTCGAAGATCCTTTTGGCTGTCGGTAGAATAGACGTTGTCACAGTGCGAGAGACGTTCTGGTCGGAAATGCCTGCGACATGCACCGAGCTTCCTAGAATTCTCCATAGCCGCCACCTCCAGTATGATCCGGAAGATAGAGGGATTAAAGTTTCCACTGTATCGAAAATGGTTTGACGATAAAGCGCTCGAAGGGATTCTCCCTTTTTACCTTGTTTTGGAAGTAAAATCGAATCCAGGAAAACAAGAGTAGCATAGATTTCCGATGAGTGCCCGGGGTGCGATAGCGTTGAAACAATTTTGTCAATTTGAGAATTTATGTGCGGGGTCGATACGCTGCTAGCTACTAATGTCCCATATGACTTGGAAAAGTCGTCGTCTTCCCAAATAGAAAATGGGGGGATGGTTTTATCATTCGAACGCGCACTGTCAAGGAGTCGAAGCTGCTCGTTCCAAATTCGGAGTAATGTATCACTATCTCTCGCCCCGAAGAATCCATTGAGCAAAGGAAGAATAATACCGTCTTTAACTAGTGCATAAACACCGTTGGGAAACCCCCCCGGCTGTTGACAGAGCAAAGTTACCTGGCTGATAAGAGACCCTAGGAGATATTTCGATTCATCGAGCCCCGAGTTCGGCAAGAAAACATCGACGCCGATCTGAATAATCTGTGACACTAATGCCCACTGTGGTTCTGCCGGATAGTCTTTGTGCAATCCAGAAAAGCGAACTGTGTATTGAATAAGCGTATCAAGAGACAAAGTCAAATTTCGGTCAATGACAACTTGGAGCAGGTCTTGTAATAACACAAAACTGGTCTGAGATTCAAGTCGCTTATCCGCTGACAAAGAGTAGCCTGCCTGGGTGGACAGCGTCGCGAAGAGCGTTTCTAACCATGGAGCTTCGTTCACCTGGCGTTTAAAGGTATCTCGGGGTAAAGCACGGATAGCAATGTCCAAGAAAAGCGGGAAAATCCCGCACATAGCCTCTATAGAGTCGGGGTGTAACTGAGAAACTAATTCATCCGAGATTACTTTAACTTGCCTCGGGAGAATCGCTTTACCGGCTTGGGCGGAGCCTTTAGATACTGACGCGAAGAAGATACTCCGCAGAGGGAGGACGACGTGCACCACGATTAGCCTCTCAATGCCTTGTATAAAACTTTTTCTTGCTTCAGAATGATTTGTGTCGTTTAGAGTCGCTGCGAAGAATCTCAGAGCAGGTTCCAAGGCTTTTGAGGCGAAAACACCCTATGCGACGTTAATAAAGAAGTCAAACTGGGCAGAAGGAAGTTCACGAACATTATTTAACTTGGCATTTCCATCGCCATCCGACCTAAGCTTCCAAATTTCTATAATCGCTAACATGTCCTTAAAGAACCCATCCACGGCGTCCAATTCGTGATTATTTCGCAACACTTCATCAACTGATGCCGCACAACGAAGAGCCCGTCTGAGCAAATCTGCCGCAATTTTTGGCTCCCCTCGCAGTATAAGCTGCACTTGTGCCTTAAGCGTAGCTTGGCGGATTGAATCGGCTAAAACTACGAGGCGTTTCACGGTGCTCGCCACTGAAAGGAAAGTATATACCAGCGAGTTTGACGGGCAAGAAGAAACAGGCGGTGCCCCGCTTTCAGCCGGAGTCTCtgttctctttctctttcggCTTCCGGAGGAAGATTTCGAGACTCCATGCTGTGTAATGGGCCCAGAAGACCGAGATATCAACGCTTCTATTTCTTCCAACGAACTCTGCAGGGCATTCAAAAATTTGTTCTCCGTTAAAATTGTTGCCAACGTTCTAGGAGGAATTCGGCCCAACAATATACGAAAAAGGATCCACGAAGATTCTTCAACCGTGTAACTCGAATTCACTTCGCTCAGTGGGGCCTTCAACTTCTTCATTAACCACCGGAGCACCCATTCCTCCTTTGGAGCGGCAGTGACTTGGACAGCGATGCTGCTAGAAAAGTAAGGCTCCTCACCCCGGGGATATGAGTCTAAATCAACCCCAATAATTCGCGCGGCCTCTTTTAAATGATCTTTCGGGGAGCCATGGCTGCCCTTTTCAAGCTCCAATAGGGCCGTGTAGGAAGTCGGAGACTGGGCACCAAAGGTCCAACTGTTAGAAAAAGCTCCCATTTCGAACAGTACATTAGGATTACTTACCTCCATCTTCAGAGCCACCGCGAGAACAAAATGTTCTCTTTCCAAAAACACAAAAGACCGAGCTTCACTGCTCTGATAAATTCCGCGTTCTCGAAAAAAAAGGTATCCGAACTTCTGATTGGCCTCGGCCGTTGTTTTTCCGACGCCGGACCCCCAAACACCCGCAAACCACGAGAAAACCGGAATCGAACAGCGACCGCTCGATCTCAAGTCACCCAACAAGGTACTGTATCGATCCCTCGCACTCAATTGCACTGCATATTGATAATCCATCGCAGAAGTCAGATAAACATGGCCGATTCTAACGACGCCGCGCCGGCCGTGCCGGTCCCGCGTTCAAGCCGCCCGGTCAGCGAAGCTTTGCTTAACGAAAAGGTGACTTGCTTTCCCTTCCCCTCGCTGCACCTTCGCACCCGATTGTTACTCCTCACGAGCCCATCGACTAACCTTTGGAATGTTAACCTGAATTCAGTGGGACCGCGCAATCTCCTCTCTCCTCATCCGATCCAGCCTTGGCCTTTCCTTTGGCGTTATATTTTCCGTGCTTCTGTTCAAGCGAAGAGCGTGGCCCGCCTGGGTTGGATTAGGATTCGGTGCCGGCCGGGCTTGGGAAGAAGCTGATGGTGCGTCTATCTATGACATTATGTGGGAAATATGATTATACACCACGAATGGGCGGCTAATTTATGACTTGCTTTTAGCATCTTTCCGACGAGGAGATCAGCCCTGGAGGAAAGACGGGCAGCCGTGAATACCCTCGAAATGCTCGGTGTGCGATTCGGTAAGACCGCGAGAATGATTACACAGGTGGAAAATCTGGCCTATTTGACAGCACTAGCTGTCTATAGATCTCTTGCGGAGAAAGAGCTGTACAATATCCACTGGTTATACAATGCATATGGCAAAGGAACAATCCATTGTTGAAgatttcaaaaaagaaaattagaCCAGATTCTATACATTCAGCCTTTTATCCCATCTATACATTAATCTCCCGGCAATCGGAGCACCCACGTTGGCCAGCGCTATATAAAAATAAACCAATCCCAGCATTATTTTGTGCAGCTTAAATTTTTAACAAATCACATACAAGAATGAAGAATGCTATTAGTGTTTTTAATAGCAAAACGCATGTATATTACCACAAACGTTTGAAGCGATATCGGACAAGTACGGGGGTTATCTTATAAGTGAAGAGGATGGGCCAAAAAAACGAATATTCCACAAGGGCTGACTCTCAGTTCGGACGAAACGGCGCTAATCCATGATCGTCGGCTCTGTTTTGAGATGATTGAGGCCGAAGGACTCCGGTTGTAGCTCCATCCTGTGTTGCGTTTGAGGTACTGGCTTGTCCGTAGTCGACGTTACATTCCCACTTGGTCGATCTGGCGGTGGAGATGGTTCTAAAGAGACCCCATTGTGGCCATCATGGGTAAGACAGCCGATACATTTGCAATTGATTCCACATTGACAAGTGCCCATGATATTCGTGCAAGGAGCAAAATCTGATAGACCCACTGGGTATTCTAATGTGTAATATGCCCCTGGTTGCATTAATGGCTCGTAGATTTGCTGGCTGTATATCCCGTGGGTCGGTAGGGAAGCCTCATTGGCGAGCGGTTGGATAGACTGGCTCATAAAATCACCGGTGAAACTCCCCGGTATATTGCTTTGTCCCGAAGGATGCTGTGGTGGATTATATGCCTCCAGATGCGTCGAAAAATCATTTCTACCGTAAGACGAAGTAGGTCGGTTGTCGCCTTCCTCATTGCTTTGAAGTGTCATCAAGTATCCCATCTCCTGAATATGTTGGCGGGTAGTGTCGTTGAATGGATGGGAGGCACACCCCAGGCATTGGCAACCATCCCCACAGCCGCAGTTATGTTCGGGCTGGCTTTCGAATCCAAAGTAATTATGAGGAAAGGGATTAGCCGGGCTGGATGGAACACCTTGAGCGAAATGAACGCTTCCTATATGGCTCTGAGAGGGGTATGAGTTGCGGTAAGGAGGATTAGCTAACGAGAAGGGAGCGGAAAATTGGTCCATAGATACTAGTGACGCGTTTGAATTGTGATGCATCAAGCTTCCGGAGGACTCGACCTTTGGGGCCCCAGACGATCGTCGAAATATAGAAGAAGGATCGGGTCCAGAAAAGGTATACAGGCGCGTTTCCTGCGGCGAAGTGTGTACAAAGGTGGAACCTGCATTGACAGAGGTTCCCTCGGACTTCGTTACCCTCTCACAGCAAGGAGCCGAACAGAGGGGAGTAGGTGATGTCAGAGCATGTGTAGGACTGCTTCCTTGTGCAAAGTTGGATGGCGAGGTGTTGTATGGACTAGGCACCTGAACAGGTAGTGCCATCTGTAATTTATTGATCCTCGGCGCTGCCAAGCTCTGATGATAAGCTTCTGAGGGGATAGTGGGTACATGGCATTGCAAAGGAGCTATTGGGGAACGCATATTAGTGTATGGAGTAATGGGCTTCACATTTTCTAAATTGGGCTTTTCAGAGTCCTCAGCAAGAGCTGTTAGCCCATTGGCTATAACATCGGATTGCGACTGGATGCTGTTCTGTCGCCTCGTGCGCTTTTGCACCCTATTTGGCTGTGACGTAGTAGAAGATGAGGCCACTGACAGTGGTGGGCTAGACTTTGGCGACACCTTCCCAGATGGCTGTCCAGTCATAGGGACGCGATACAGGGGTCGACATAGGCATGTTGAGCCTGTGGAGGTTAACACCGGCAACTGCCAACTTTAATGATCTCAATTCTGCTCACCTTTTGGAATTCTGACCATGAACGCATAGACCTTCTGACAACTGCACGTACCCTTGGGGTGAGGGCACTTTGCAAGTGGCCGGCCAGCTTTAGGTACTTTCATCATAAGCCTATCGAAATGCTGGCATTTTGATGACCGATGCCCTCGAATGCATGGTTCACTGAAACGCAGGCATCTAAAGTTAGCGGGGAGATACATAAAGATTCCATCCTACCGCGGCAAGCGATGCATACCATGACCATTTAGCCCCTTCCTCGTCGAGAGGCATTGTCAACGATCGTAGACGCCTCTCTTACTAGAAGCGATAGCGGCGTTTTGGAAGCCTTTCACAAGATTGTTAACTACCCCGCAAGCCACTCGGAGACGCTGATCCCTGACTTGCTCACCTCCCGGGAGGGGGGCGCggaaaaaagaatttctctATGATCAGGCTTCACTTCAACTTTGTGCGAAATGTTGGGGATGAAAACAAGGGATATATCATTAATTTGGTCTGGGATTTGGGATGATGAAGGGAGGGTCGTAAAAAGATGCGCTGCGAATTCCAAAGCAACCTCAAGACGAAGCTTCGCAGCTCTGTGGGGGGAGAACACGGATGTGACAAACAGCACAGTTTCAAAAAACTAAATCTTGCATATAGAAGAAATTCCTTTCGGAAATCTTTGCCTGCATCAATGGCAGCGTTGCCTCTGGTGGAATATGGGATGCCCTGGATGCACACCAGCGCGCAATTGGCTGTCAGGAACGAGGGCAATTGGGAAAAGAGGCGGGATGGCAGTTTCTGCGGCCAATGATGGTAGGGGCAAGCCTCTGGCGCTAGGCCGGAAGGGGAAAAAATCTTGACCGCGTGCCGGCGCCACCGATTATCTTATCTCATCGCACGCGACAAGCCAACTTAACAAGTTTATGTCTGATCAataaaatgaagaagatattataTAGTCATGTTTGTGTCGGTTAGCGGGGCGCCCAGCCCCGTGATCGGGCCTGCCATTGGTCCGCAACGTGCACTATGTCTGTTGCGGCATAGCCGTTGCCGCTTCGGGGATGGCGCCCGGCTCGCCGCTTTTGCAGCATCTCACGCCGCCCCAATGTCGCCAGGCGATCTATATAAACCCGACCTCACTCCCTTGAACGGCGACGCACTTCCTCATCCTCTTTCTCCCTTGTCCCGTGTCCTGTTTCCCGTGCCCAGATGCACTGCCCCCTCACCCTGCAGGGATGGTGCTGTGTTATCCGGCCGTCCACCTTTTTTTCACCTGCCGCCCCAGAGTCACCGAACACCTGTCTGATGGACCTGGACAGTCTGTATCACtttgttggtttctaggCCACCTGTGCCCCTCTTGAGATGTTACCTTGCTTGCTAGATTTTTGCAGCCATGTTACAATGGTTTTCTCCAATCAGCAACTCTAAGCAGCAGGCTGGTGTTCACTGCTGTCTGCTTCCAatttccttcttctcttgcccttttcttttatgACCTCTCTGCTCTCCCACTCTGATTCCTGGGGCACCTCTGGCCCACAAGTCTCCAAGCAAAAAAGAGCTACATCCAGCATTGGAAGCTCTGAAGATGACTGGCTGGCATGTATCCCAAAGCCCTCACATCAGCTGGATTCAGTGTCCAGGCCTACATCCTCTCACCCACCCCTGACCCACCAAGGCTGACTTTCCAGGCTCCTGCT is a genomic window of Coccidioides posadasii str. Silveira chromosome 3, complete sequence containing:
- the MIC10 gene encoding Mitochondrial inner membrane organizing system component (EggNog:ENOG410PQM9~COG:S~TransMembrane:1 (o36-55i)~BUSCO:16872at33183), whose protein sequence is MADSNDAAPAVPVPRSSRPVSEALLNEKWDRAISSLLIRSSLGLSFGVIFSVLLFKRRAWPAWVGLGFGAGRAWEEADASFRRGDQPWRKDGQP
- a CDS encoding uncharacterized protein (EggNog:ENOG410PRR1~COG:S~TransMembrane:1 (o1262-1281i)~BUSCO:382at33183); this encodes MESPTSYTALLELEKGSHGSPKDHLKEAARIIGVDLDSYPRGEEPYFSSSIAVQVTAAPKEEWVLRWLMKKLKAPLSEVNSSYTVEESSWILFRILLGRIPPRTLATILTENKFLNALQSSLEEIEALISRSSGPITQHGVSKSSSGSRKRKRTETPAESGAPPVSSCPSNSLVYTFLSVASTVKRLVVLADSIRQATLKAQVQLILRGEPKIAADLLRRALRCAASVDEVLRNNHELDAVDGFFKDMLAIIEIWKLRSDGDGNAKLNNGVFASKALEPALRFFAATLNDTNHSEARKSFIQGIERLIVVHVVLPLRSIFFASVSKGSAQAGKAILPRQVKVISDELVSQLHPDSIEAMCGIFPLFLDIAIRALPRDTFKRQVNEAPWLETLFATLSTQAGYSLSADKRLESQTSFVLLQDLLQVVIDRNLTLSLDTLIQYTVRFSGLHKDYPAEPQWALVSQIIQIGVDVFLPNSGLDESKYLLGSLISQVTLLCQQPGGFPNGVYALVKDGIILPLLNGFFGARDSDTLLRIWNEQLRLLDSARSNDKTIPPFSIWEDDDFSKSYGTLVASSVSTPHINSQIDKIVSTLSHPGHSSEIYATLVFLDSILLPKQGKKGESLRALYRQTIFDTVETLIPLSSGSYWRWRLWRILGSSVHVAGISDQNVSRTVTTSILPTAKRIFESFDLKIGDSSDIGRCQEAFWCFKFVVSLAGELNDDLLSDYLDKLVPTIVSLLENIPDPRAVVWDGRVEGITSPPVIASGCLSTFLAKGQALALLSTDLRRRLLTTLLATVMKATGSRQKSLENQLVRSGNSGIQLADLWSGFVSREFLLASPNVVYDLTFVLFEHLKKAGSNCDTIARYLLNIPVRLIPRLQRGNLLDLLEEIILQKKLPSDVELDILTLMTRLVDAPKSPANITSNDQALWKLAGSISVGNSDSDLQLFQAVKQLHKAVIDKVLISSEGNLGKYGQKVYSAIRELKKTMKSVDFETMEYYVFVLSLHLLHTHRSELDEKKHERIELLRKEILTQVLSELKSLSRKLKKHPEEVELKPLTGIFAVADTLQDLLQGNKDALGILRKLEQYATASDCDGVVQRFVKRRMLAWKATRPQICTTLLEQSSLVSVQRLQESDEKLTVYEIYSQLSTLSKDALIGFLRDTRSSGFLGDQAAYRLLLVGIALGLLDPIDDRESPASLELTSTFTDATEALLLCTSIEPFCLAAECLDILLRTQPRSISQWNVDNLLAKVAVVVSPSGPKIPSEYAGTIFARLCRLLGILFGLYRKKLSGRFHLILPTLQRMLRCLFASDSRATKSLTLAATHPTWIGSGSGTPLQPEHAAQYTRLLTSLCDPTVSAVENQRGGQSQGLTDNTKKVKSLAGQHLQYLIMEYVGAQLRGHLVPEIKAALMQGFYAVLDVMSKNTMKAMNAAMDSSARAVFKGLYDDYVKFGKWNHD
- a CDS encoding uncharacterized protein (EggNog:ENOG410PS90~COG:K~BUSCO:5822at33183) yields the protein MPLDEEGAKWSCEPCIRGHRSSKCQHFDRLMMKVPKAGRPLAKCPHPKGTCSCQKVYAFMVRIPKGSTCLCRPLYRVPMTGQPSGKVSPKSSPPLSVASSSTTSQPNRVQKRTRRQNSIQSQSDVIANGLTALAEDSEKPNLENVKPITPYTNMRSPIAPLQCHVPTIPSEAYHQSLAAPRINKLQMALPVQVPSPYNTSPSNFAQGSSPTHALTSPTPLCSAPCCERVTKSEGTSVNAGSTFVHTSPQETRLYTFSGPDPSSIFRRSSGAPKVESSGSLMHHNSNASLVSMDQFSAPFSLANPPYRNSYPSQSHIGSVHFAQGVPSSPANPFPHNYFGFESQPEHNCGCGDGCQCLGCASHPFNDTTRQHIQEMGYLMTLQSNEEGDNRPTSSYGRNDFSTHLEAYNPPQHPSGQSNIPGSFTGDFMSQSIQPLANEASLPTHGIYSQQIYEPLMQPGAYYTLEYPVGLSDFAPCTNIMGTCQCGINCKCIGCLTHDGHNGVSLEPSPPPDRPSGNVTSTTDKPVPQTQHRMELQPESFGLNHLKTEPTIMD